From a single Sphaeramia orbicularis chromosome 4, fSphaOr1.1, whole genome shotgun sequence genomic region:
- the dcun1d4 gene encoding LOW QUALITY PROTEIN: DCN1-like protein 4 (The sequence of the model RefSeq protein was modified relative to this genomic sequence to represent the inferred CDS: inserted 1 base in 1 codon) has protein sequence MARLLAGLRTXPQTVVCFIKMHSDAANFQLNSHLTTLASIHKIHHTLHRLNLTEDVGQDSHPSACCSRAMPPRKKRRPSAGDDMSAKKSRQDSVFRKHETLQIREEDTFSSKRCLEWFYEYAGCDDVVGPEGMEKFCEDIGVEPENVVMLVLAWKLDAQSMGYFTLQEWLRGMGSLQCDSTERLRNSLDYLRSVLNESTSFKLIYRYAFDFAREKDQRSLDLNTAKCMLGLLLGKTWPLFPVFNQFLEQSKYKVINKDQWCNVLEFSRTINLDLSNYDEDGAWPVLLDEFVEWYKERQMS, from the exons ATGGCCCGCCTATTGGCCGGTCTGCGGA TCCCACAGACAGTTGTATGTTTCATAAAAATGCACTCTGATGCGGCAA ATTTTCAGCTGAATTCCCACTTGACTACACTGGCCAGCATCCATAAGATCCACCACACCTTACACAGGCTG AACTTAACTGAAGACGTTGGACAGGACAGCCACCCCTCAG CTTGTTGCTCTAGAGCCATGCCTCCCAGGAAAAAGAGGAGACCCTCTGCTGGAGATGACATGTCAGCCAAGAAGAGTCGTCAGGACAG tgtttttagGAAACATGAAACATTACAAATCCGTGAGGAGGACACATTCTCAAGTAAAAGATGCTTGGAATGGTTCTATGAATATGCAG GCTGTGATGATGTTGTGGGTCCAGAGGGCATGGAGAAATTCTGTGAGGACATTGGGGTCGAGCCAGAGAAC GTGGTGATGCTGGTTCTTGCCTGGAAGCTGGATGCCCAGAGTATGGGGTATTTCACCCTCCAAGAGTGGCTGAGAGGAATGGGCTCACTGCA GTGTGACTCCACAGAGAGGCTGAGGAACTCTCTCGACTACCTGAGATCTGTCCTGAACGAAAGCACCAGTTTTAAGCTCATTTATAGATATGCCTTTGACTTTGCTCGG GAAAAGGATCAGAGGAGTTTGGACTTGAACACAGCCAAGTGTATGCTTGGACTTCTGCTGGGAAAGACGTGGCCACTGTTTCCTGTGTTTAATCAGTTTCTAGAG CAATCCAAGTACAAAGTCATCAACAAAGACCAATGGTGCAATGTTTTAGAGTTCAGCAGGACAATCAATCTGGACCTCAGTAACTATGATGAGGACGGTGCCT GGCCAGTTTTGTTGGACGAGTTTGTGGAATGGTACAAGGAGAGACAGATGTCATAG